A stretch of the Arthrobacter stackebrandtii genome encodes the following:
- the adhP gene encoding alcohol dehydrogenase AdhP, which yields MQAAVVKEFGTPLSVEEYPLPTPGPGQALVKLISSGVCHTDLHAAEGDWPVQPSPPFVPGHEGVGEVVALGEGVTSLAVGDRVGNAWLWTACGDCEYCRTGWETLCESQENGGYSVDGSFGEYMLVDADFAPRIPDGADPVEIAPVLCAGVTVYKGLKMTEARPGQWVVISGIGGLGHIAVQYAVAMGLRVAAVDIAEDKLALARKHGAEVTVNALSEDPVEAIQRETGGVHGVLVTAVHPAAFGQAIGMTRRGGTIVFNGLPPGDFPAPIFEVVLKGLTIRGSIVGTRQDMEEAIDFYARGLIHPTVATRGLGEINEVLDEMRAGKIDGRVVIKY from the coding sequence ATGCAGGCAGCAGTAGTAAAGGAATTCGGCACGCCCCTCTCGGTGGAGGAGTACCCGCTTCCCACTCCCGGACCCGGCCAGGCACTGGTCAAGCTGATCTCCAGCGGCGTCTGCCACACCGACCTCCACGCGGCAGAGGGCGACTGGCCGGTGCAGCCCAGCCCGCCCTTCGTGCCCGGACATGAAGGCGTGGGCGAGGTGGTTGCCCTCGGCGAAGGCGTCACCTCACTCGCCGTGGGCGACCGCGTGGGCAACGCCTGGCTCTGGACCGCCTGCGGCGACTGCGAATACTGCCGCACCGGCTGGGAGACCCTGTGTGAGTCGCAGGAAAACGGCGGATACAGCGTGGACGGCTCCTTTGGCGAGTACATGCTGGTGGACGCCGACTTTGCCCCGCGCATTCCCGACGGCGCCGACCCTGTGGAGATCGCCCCGGTCCTGTGCGCCGGCGTCACCGTGTACAAGGGCTTGAAGATGACCGAGGCCCGGCCCGGCCAGTGGGTCGTAATCTCCGGCATCGGCGGGCTCGGCCACATCGCCGTGCAGTACGCGGTGGCCATGGGCCTGCGCGTTGCCGCCGTGGACATCGCTGAAGACAAGCTGGCGCTGGCCCGCAAGCACGGCGCCGAAGTCACCGTCAACGCCCTCAGCGAGGACCCGGTCGAGGCCATCCAGCGCGAGACCGGCGGCGTCCACGGCGTCCTCGTCACGGCAGTGCACCCGGCCGCTTTCGGCCAGGCGATCGGCATGACGCGCCGCGGCGGCACCATCGTTTTCAACGGCCTGCCCCCGGGCGACTTCCCCGCCCCCATCTTCGAGGTGGTGCTCAAGGGCCTGACCATCCGCGGTTCGATCGTGGGCACCCGCCAGGACATGGAGGAGGCCATCGACTTCTACGCCCGCGGCCTCATCCACCCCACGGTGGCCACGCGCGGCCTCGGCGAAATCAACGAAGTGCTCGATGAGATGCGCGCCGGCAAGATCGACGGCCGCGTGGTCATCAAGTACTGA
- a CDS encoding DUF779 domain-containing protein has protein sequence MDALPESLDAAVTIPGETQSRVALSAAAVELLQKLWRRHGPLMFHQSGGCCDGSSPMCYPAGEFLTAEADILLGLFELPGCGPLEFWMSREQFNYWSHTHLTVDVVDGRGSGFSVEAPEGRRFLIRSRLVDGFAPGC, from the coding sequence ATGGATGCCCTTCCGGAATCCCTGGATGCAGCCGTCACCATCCCTGGCGAAACACAATCCAGGGTGGCGCTGAGTGCCGCGGCTGTGGAACTGCTCCAAAAATTGTGGCGGCGGCACGGGCCGCTGATGTTCCACCAGTCGGGCGGCTGCTGCGACGGTTCCTCCCCCATGTGCTATCCGGCGGGCGAATTCCTCACGGCTGAGGCCGACATCCTGCTGGGCCTCTTTGAGCTGCCGGGGTGCGGTCCGTTGGAGTTTTGGATGTCGCGGGAGCAGTTCAACTACTGGTCGCACACGCACCTGACGGTTGACGTGGTGGATGGGCGCGGCAGCGGATTCTCCGTGGAGGCACCGGAGGGCAGGCGCTTTCTGATCCGTTCGCGCCTGGTGGACGGCTTTGCGCCCGGCTGCTGA